Proteins encoded within one genomic window of Camelina sativa cultivar DH55 chromosome 19, Cs, whole genome shotgun sequence:
- the LOC104767718 gene encoding CSC1-like protein At3g21620, whose translation MFXGAFWPDVHRRVVIALIVSQLLLMGLLSTKRAARSTPLLFILPVLTIGFHKFCKGRYQPVFVRYPLQDAMVKDTLERTREPNLNLKPFLQNAYAHPVFKAADNLANEMVVEEPEPNRTPDLVATKRGSKRLLYSGSAETLT comes from the exons ATGTTCTANGGTGCGTTCTGGCCTGATGTTCATAGACGTGTAGTGATTGCACTGATCGTATCTCAGCTTCTTTTGATGGGATTGCTTAGCACGAAACGAGCTGCTCGTTCGACTCCGTTGCTTTTCATACTTCCTGTGTTGACCATTGGATTCCACAAGTTCTGCAAAGGACGTTACCAACCTGTCTTTGTCAGATACCCTTTACAG GATGCAATGGTTAAAGATACGTTGGAACGCACGAGGGAACCGAATCTAAACTTGAAACCGTTTCTTCAAAACGCTTATGCACATCCGGTGTTTAAGGCAGCTGATAATCTAGCGAATGAGATGGTTGTGGAGGAGCCGGAGCCCAATAGGACGCCTGATTTAGTGGCGACTAAACGTGGTTCAAAGAGGCTGTTGTATAGTGGCTCTGCTGAAACCTTGACTTAG
- the LOC104766058 gene encoding CSC1-like protein At3g21620: protein MATLSDIGFAAAINILTAFAFFIAFAVLRLQPVNDRVYFPKWYIKGLRSSPIKTGGFASKFVNLDFRSYVRFLNWMPQALRMPEPELIDHAGLDSVVYLRIYLLGLKIFFPIACIAFTVMVPVNWTNSTLDQLKNLTFSDIDKLSISNIPTGSSRFWVHLCMAYFITFWTCFVLQREYKIVGSMRLQFLASEQRRPDQFTVLVRNIPPDPDESVSELVEHFFKVNHPDYYLSYQAVYNANKLSELVQKRKKLQNWLDYYQNKHSRNPSKRPTIKIGFLGCWGEEVDAIDHYMEKIEGLTRKICAEKETVMSSTKSLVPAAFVSFKRRWGAVVCSQTQQSRNPTEWLTEWAPEPRDIYWDNLALPYVQLTIRRLVIAVAFFFLTFFFMIPIAFVQTLANIEGIEKAVPFLKPLIEVKTVKSFIQGFLPGIALKIFLIVLPSILMLMSKFEGFISKSALERRCASRYYMFQFINVFLCSIIAGTALQQLNSFLNQSATEIPKTIGVSIPMKATFFITYIMVDGWAGVAGEILRLKPLIIYHLKNFFLVKTEKDREEAMDPGTIGFNTGEPQIQLYFILGLVYAAVSPILLPFILVFFGLAYVVYRHQIINVYNQEYESAGAFWPDVHRRVVIALIVSQLLLMGLLSTKRAARSTPLLFILPVLTIGFHKFCKGRYQPVFVRYPLQDAMVKDTLERTREPNLNLKPFLQNAYAHPVFKAADNLANEMVVEEPEPNRTPDLVATKRGSKRLLYSGSAETLT, encoded by the exons ATGGCTACACTAAGCGATATCGGATTTGCAGCAGCGATCAATATCTTAACAGCGTTCGCTTTCTTCATAGCCTTTGCGGTTCTTAGGCTTCAACCGGTTAACGACAGAGTCTATTTCCCTAAATGGTATATCAAGGGTTTAAGGAGTAGCCCCATTAAAACTGGTGGCTTTGCTAGCAAGTTTGTCAATTTGGATTTTCGATCTTACGTCAGATTCTTGAATTGGATGCCTCAAGCACTCAGAATGCCTGAGCCTGAGCTTATTGATCATGCTGGTTTGGATTCTGTTGTCTATCTCAGGATTTACTTACTCGG GCTGAAGATCTTTTTCCCTATAGCATGTATTGCTTTCACTGTAATGGTGCCGGTTAATTGGACTAACTCGACGTTGGATCAGTTAAAGAATCTTACTTTCAGCGATATTGATAAGCTCTCTATATCGAACATACCAACTGGATCATCCAG GTTTTGGGTGCATTTGTGTATGGCTTATTTCATTACCTTTTGGACATGCTTTGTCCTACAACGAGAGTACAAGATTGTCGGTTCAATGCGGCTACAGTTTCTTGCTTCTGAGCAAAGGAGACCTGACCAGTTTACA GTCCTGGTGAGAAACATTCCTCCAGATCCTGATGAATCAGTCAGCGAGCTTGTTGAGCATTTCTTTAAGGTCAACCATCCAGACTACTACCTCAGTTACCAG GCGGTCTACAACGCAAACAAACTATCAGAATTGGTTCAGAAGAGGAAAAAGTTGCAGAATTGGCTTGATTACTATCAAAACAAACACTCTAGGAATCCATCTAAAAGGCCTACAATAAAG ATAGGTTTTCTTGGCTGCTGGGGTGAAGAAGTTGATGCAATCGATCACTATATGGAAAAAATCGAGGGTCTAACGAGAAAA ATATGTGCAGAGAAAGAGACGGTAATGAGCAGCACGAAATCGCTCGTGCCTGCAGCTTTTGTATCCTTCAAAAGGCGTTGGGGTGCAGTTGTTTGCTCTCAAACTCAACAGTCAAGAAACCCGACAGAGTGGCTAACCGAGTGGGCACCAGAGCCTCGAGACATATACTGGGACAATCTAGCATTACCATATGTTCAACTCACGATCCGAAGACTAGTGATCGCTgtagctttcttcttcctcactttcttcttcatgatcCCTATAGCTTTCGTACAGACACTCGCCAACATCGAAGGAATCGAAAAGGCTGTTCCTTTCTTGAAACCCCTTATCGAAGT GAAAACAGTAAAGTCATTCATCCAAGGTTTCCTTCCGGGTATCGCATTGAAGATATTTCTCATTGTCCTACCAAGCATACTGATGCTGATGTCGAAATTTGAAGGCTTCATAAGTAAATCTGCATTAGAAAGAAGATGTGCGAGCAGATACTACATGTTCCAGTTCATCAACGTTTTCCTCTGTAGCATAATTGCTGGTACTGCGCTTCAACAGCTTAACAGCTTCCTAAACCAATCTGCAACCGAAATCCCAAAGACCATTGGTGTGTCGATACCAATGAAAGCCACTTTCTTTATTACCTACATAATGGTGGATGGATGGGCTGGTGTTGCAGGAGAGATACTGAGGTTGAAGCCGTTGATAATCTATCATCTCAAGAACTTCTTCCTtgtgaaaacagagaaagatagagaggaAGCAATGGATCCAGGAACCATAGGATTCAATACTGGTGAACCGCAGATACAACTCTACTTCATCCTCGGTCTAGTTTACGCAGCTGTTAGCCCCATTCTCCTTCCTTttatcctcgtcttcttcggCTTAGCTTACGTGGTTTACCGTCATCAG ATTATAAATGTGTATAACCAAGAGTATGAGAGTGCTGGTGCGTTCTGGCCTGATGTTCATAGACGTGTAGTGATTGCACTGATCGTATCTCAGCTTCTTTTGATGGGATTGCTTAGCACGAAACGAGCTGCTCGTTCGACTCCGTTGCTTTTCATACTTCCTGTGTTGACCATTGGATTCCACAAGTTCTGCAAAGGACGTTACCAACCTGTCTTTGTCAGATACCCTTTACAG GATGCAATGGTTAAAGATACGTTGGAACGCACGAGGGAACCGAATCTAAACTTGAAACCGTTTCTTCAAAACGCTTATGCACATCCGGTGTTTAAGGCAGCTGATAATCTAGCGAATGAGATGGTTGTGGAGGAGCCGGAGCCCAATAGGACGCCTGATTTAGTGGCGACTAAACGTGGTTCAAAGAGGCTGTTGTATAGTGGCTCTGCTGAAACCTTGACTTAG
- the LOC104766059 gene encoding chitin elicitor receptor kinase 1-like, with the protein MELMIIFSPLLLLFFAVESKCMGSCGLALASYYVENEQSLSIINQYLSSPVSPYNQINYEPILRYNRNIQNNNKNKDLIIPIGSRVLVPFPCECQPGDFLGHNFTYRFQQIDTYERVAIRRYANLTTEVSLQGRNPFPANNIPPSATLNVLVNCSCGDESVSKDYGLFVTYPLRPEDSLDMIAKSSGVPGDIISRYNPGVDFSSGNGIVFVPGRDPSGAFPHFKSSKQGGIGVGVIAGICVGVVVGLLLISFFIYYAYRKSKSKVCTTSLQSGNLAGTGTRVFSGIAAINVDNSVEFSMEELAEATDNFSLSFKIGQGGFGAVYYAELRGEKAAIKKMDMEASKQFLAELKVLTHVHHVNLVRLIGYCVEGSLFLVYEYVENGNLGQHLHGSGREPLPWTKRVQIALDSARGLEYIHEHTVPVYVHRDIKSANILIDQNFRAKVADFGLTKLIEVGGTATRGAMGTFGYMAPETIYAQVSAKVDVYAFGVVLFELISAKGAVVKMNESVGEFKSLVGVFDEVFNKETDKEEALRKIIDPRLGDHYPFDSVYKMAELGKACTQQNAQRRPSMRYIVVALSTLLSSTGNWDHVANCHNDDLVGLMSGR; encoded by the exons ATGGAGCTAATGATTATATTCTctccgcttcttcttctcttctttgccGTAGAATCAAAGTGCATGGGAAGCTGCGGTTTAGCTCTAGCATCTTACTACGTAGAGAACGAACAATCTCTCTCTATCATCAACCAATACCTCAGTTCTCCAGTATCACCTTACAATCAAATCAACTACGAACCAATCCTCAGGTACAACCGTAACatacagaacaacaacaaaaacaaagatttaatCATCCCTATAGGTTCAAGGGTTCTTGTACCTTTCCCTTGCGAATGTCAACCTGGAGACTTCCTTGGCCACAACTTCACCTACCGTTTCCAACAGATCGATACTTACGAAAGAGTTGCCATTAGGAGATACGCGAATCTCACCACGGAAGTTTCCTTGCAAGGGAGGAATCCTTTTCCGGCTAACAATATCCCTCCCTCTGCGACGCTTAATGTGCTTGTGAATTGTTCTTGTGGTGATGAGAGTGTTTCCAAGGATTATGGTTTGTTTGTTACGTATCCTCTTCGTCCTGAGGATAGTCTCGATATGATTGCTAAATCTTCTGGTGTACCGGGGGATATTATAAGTAGGTATAACCCTGGCGTAGACTTCAGCTCGGGGAATGGGATCGTCTTTGTCCCTGGGAGAG ATCCAAGTGGTGCATTTCCACATTTTAAATCAag CAAACAAG GTGGTATTGGTGTTGGAGTTATCGCCGGTATATGTGTAGGAGTTGTTGTGGGTCTCTTGTTAATCTCGTTTTTCATATATTATGCTTACCGGAAGAGCAAGTCCAAGg TTTGTACAACTAGTCTCCAAAGTGGCAACTTGGCTGGTACGGGAACCAGAGTGTTTTCAGGCATTGCTGCCATAAACGTAGACAACTCTGTTGAGTTTTCGATGGAGGAGCTCGCAGAGGCTACGGATAATTTCAGTCTGTCTTTTAAGATTGGGCAAGGTGGTTTTGGAGCTGTTTACTATGCAGAGCTTAGAGGAGAA AAAGCAGCGATCAAGAAGATGGACATGGAGGCATCGAAGCAGTTCTTGGCGGAACTAAAAGTCTTAACACATGTACATCATGTCAATCTG GTTCGCCTGATTGGATATTGTGTTGAGGGGTCTCTGTTCTTGGTCTATGAATATGTTGAGAATGGCAACCTTGGACAACATTTACATGGCTCAG GAAGAGAACCGCTACCATGGACTAAGAGAGTGCAGATTGCGCTAGACTCAGCTAGAGGTTTAGAATACATCCACGAGCACACGGTTCCAGTCTATGTTCACAGGGACATTAAATCTGCCAATATCTTGATAGACCAGAACTTCCGAGCAAAG GTCGCTGATTTCGGGTTAACAAAGCTGATAGAAGTTGGAGGCACAGCAACTCGTGGTGCAATGGGTACATTTGGTTACATGGCACCAGA GACAATCTATGCACAAGTGTCTGCAAAAGTGGATGTATATGCATTTGGAGTTGTCCTATTCGAATTGATTTCTGCAAAAGGCGCGGTTGTCAAAATGAATGAATCCGTTGGTGAATTTAAAAGCCTCGTTGGAGTG TTTGATGAAGTGTTCAATAAGGAGACCGACAAAGAAGAAGCACTACGCAAGATTATAGACCCGAGGCTCGGAGATCACTACCCGTTTGATTCGGTATATAAG ATGGCGGAATTAGGGAAAGCTTGTACGCAACAGAATGCGCAACGACGTCCGAGTATGAGATACATTGTGGTTGCTTTATCAACTCTTTTATCGTCAACTGGAAACTGGGACCATGTTGCAAACTGCCACAACGATGACCTCGTCGGTCTGATGTCCGGCCGGTAG
- the LOC104766060 gene encoding F-box/kelch-repeat protein At2g43270-like — MMKMMYLVPDLQEEIILRLPLKSIRKFKTVSKQWRSIMESMNFTERRMSLQKNHRKILAAGVERSESPFEGDEEIEVVYLHCDDVTLPSLTCDGLVCIPVSGWVNIINPTTGEFLRFPSGPDPDYPVTHRYQYEVGKWHYTFPALWAMGFGRDKVSKSFKVVRMFFDPYHYCEVLDVNIGQWRRTLCTPPYLIDARRKTACVNGSIYWLNCSPVKLLAFDLHTQKFRDVPFLPLSVSLQDQLVNHLDDRLAIATPYVRPWKLEIWTMDVQKEEDGWTLTYSIPLSSCRDLNPFPDKVHFRPLTFSFG, encoded by the exons atgatgaagatgatgtacCTAGTTCCGGATCTACAGGAAGAAATCATTCTTCGATTGCCGTTGAAATCTATCCGCAAATTCAAAACCGTCTCAAAACAATGGAGATCAATCATGGAATCCATGAATTTCACGGAGAGGCGCATGAGTCTTCAAAAAAACCACCGCAAAATCCTGGCGGCCGGAGTAGAACGGAGCGAGTCGCCATTCGAAGGGGATGAAGAGATTGAGGTGGTCTATCTGCACTGCGATGACGTCACACTACCGTCGCTGACATGTGACGGTTTGGTTTGCATCCCCGTATCGGGTTGGGTCAATATCATCAACCCGACCACCGGAGAATTCCTTAGATTCCCTTCCGGTCCAGATCCAGACTATCCAGTGACCCACCGGTACCAATACGAAGTTG GTAAGTGGCACTATACATTCCCTGCATTGTGGGCGATGGGGTTTGGTAGGGATAAAGTCAGTAAGAGCTTTAAAGTTGTGAGGATGTTCTTTGATCCTTACCATTACTGTGAGGTTCTTGATGTCAATATTGGTCAATGGCGGAGAACACTCTGCACACCTCCTTATCTGATCGATGCTAGAAGGAAGACGGCGTGTGTGAATGGTTCCATCTACTGGTTAAATTGTAGTCCTGTGAAGCTACTAGCTTTTGATCTTCACACACAAAAGTTTCGTGATGTCCCCTTTTTACCACTTTCCGTTTCATTACAAGACCAGCTAGTAAACCACCTTGATGACCGTCTAGCCATAGCCACACCCTATGTACGGCCTTGGAAACTGGAGATATGGACCATGGAtgtacaaaaagaagaagacggatGGACCTTGACTTACTCCATACCTTTATCCTCTTGTAGAGATCTTAACCCTTTTCCGGATAAAGTGCATTTCAGGCCGCTGACTTTCTCCTTTGGTTGA
- the LOC104766063 gene encoding chitin elicitor receptor kinase 1 isoform X2: MKLKILITPPLLLLLLFSSSFLFSAVESKCRSTCGLALASYYLENGTTLSVINQNLNSSLAPYDQVNFDAILRYNSNIKDKDRIQMGSRVLVPFPCECQLGDFLGHDFSYDVQQEDTYEKVATKRYANLTTVASLQGRNPFPAINIPLSATLNVLVNCSCGDERVSKNYGLFVTYPLRPEDSLNSIARSSGVPADVISRYNPGVDFSSGNGIVFVPGKDPSGAFPTFKPSKQGGIGAGVIVGIVVGVILALLLVSFVVYYVYRKRKSKGGSFSSSIPLSSKADHASSTSLQSGGLGGTGVSPGVAAISVDKSVEFTLEELAKATDDFNLSFKIGQGGFGAVYYAELRGEKAAIKKMDMEASKQFLAELKVLTRVHHVNLVRLIGYCVEGSLFLVYEYVENGNLGQHLHGSGREPLPWTKRVQIALDSARGLEYIHEHTVPVYVHRDIKSANILIDQNFRAKVADFGLTKLTEVGGSATRGAMGTFGYMAPEIVYGEVSAKVDVYAFGVVLYELISAKGAVVKMTEAVGEFRGLVGVFEEVFKESDQEEAFRKIIDPRLRDNYPFDSVYKMAELGKACTQENPQLRPSMRYIVVALSTLFSSTGNWDAANFQNDDIVSLMSGR, encoded by the exons ATGAAGCTAAAGATTCTGATCActccacctcttcttcttctccttctcttctcctcttcgtTTCTCTTCTCCGCCGTCGAATCCAAGTGCAGGAGCACCTGCGGTTTAGCTCTAGCTTCTTACTACCTCGAGAACGGAACAACTCTCTCCGTGATCAACCAAAACCTGAATTCCTCACTCGCGCCATACGATCAAGTCAATTTCGATGCAATCCTAAGGTACAACAGCAACATTAAGGACAAAGATAGGATCCAGATGGGTTCTAGGGTTCTTGTGCCGTTCCCTTGCGAATGTCAACTTGGTGATTTCCTAGGCCACGATTTCAGCTACGATGTTCAGCAGGAAGATACTTATGAGAAAGTCGCCACTAAGAGATACGCGAATCTCACCACTGTGGCTTCGTTGCAAGGGAGGAATCCTTTTCCGGCGATTAACATCCCTCTCTCCGCGACGCTTAATGTGCTTGTGAACTGCTCTTGTGGTGATGAGAGAGTTTCTAAGAATTATGGTTTGTTTGTTACTTATCCTCTTCGTCCTGAAGATAGTCTCAATTCCATTGCGAGATCTTCCGGTGTACCGGCGGATGTTATTAGTAGGTATAACCCTGGCGTCGATTTCAGCTCAGGGAATGGGATCGTCTTTGTCCCCGGGAAAG ATCCAAGTGGTGCATTTCCAACTTTCAAACCAAG TAAACAAG GTGGTATTGGAGCTGGAGTTATTGTTGGTATAGTTGTAGGAGTGATTCTGGCTTTGTTGTTAGTCTCGTTTGTTGTATATTATGTTTACCGGAAGAGAAAGTCCAAAGGTGGTTCGTTTTCATCTTCTATTCCGTTGTCTTCTAAGGCTGATCATG CTTCTTCAACTAGTCTCCAAAGTGGAGGTTTGGGTGGTACTGGAGTGTCTCCTGGAGTTGCTGCTATAAGCGTTGACAAATCTGTTGAGTTTACGTTGGAGGAGCTCGCTAAGGCTACTGATGATTTCAATCTGTCTTTTAAGATTGGGCAAGGTGGTTTCGGAGCTGTTTACTATGCAGAGCTGAGAGGAGAA AAAGCTGCGATCAAGAAGATGGACATGGAGGCATCGAAACAGTTCTTGGCGGAACTAAAAGTCTTGACTCGTGTTCATCATGTCAACCTG GTTCGCCTGATTGGATATTGTGTTGAGGGGTCTCTGTTCTTGGTTTATGAATATGTTGAGAATGGCAACCTTGGACAACATTTACATGGCTCAG GACGAGAACCGCTACCGTGGACCAAGAGAGTGCAGATTGCACTAGATTCAGCTAGAGGTTTAGAATACATCCATGAGCACACGGTTCCAGTCTATGTTCACAGGGACATTAAATCTGCCAATATTTTGATAGACCAGAACTTCCGAGCAAAG GTTGCTGATTTCGGATTAACAAAACTGACAGAAGTTGGAGGCTCAGCAACTCGTGGTGCGATGGGTACATTTGGTTACATGGCACCAGA GATTGTTTATGGAGAAGTGTCTGCAAAAGTGGATGTATATGCATTTGGAGTTGTCCTTTACGAATTGATATCTGCGAAAGGCGCGGTTGTGAAAATGACAGAAGCCGTTGGTGAATTTAGAGGCCTTGTTGGTGTG TTCGAAGAGGTATTCAAGGAGAGCGACCAAGAAGAAGCATTTCGCAAGATTATCGACCCGAGGCTCCGTGATAATTACCCGTTCGATTCAGTATATAAG ATGGCGGAACTAGGGAAAGCTTGTACGCAAGAGAATCCACAGCTACGTCCAAGTATGAGATACATTGTGGTTGCTTTATCAACTCTCTTCTCCTCAACTGGAAATTGGGATGCCGCAAATTTCCAAAACGACGATATTGTCAGTCTTATGTCCGGCCGGTAG
- the LOC104766063 gene encoding chitin elicitor receptor kinase 1 isoform X1: MKLKILITPPLLLLLLFSSSFLFSAVESKCRSTCGLALASYYLENGTTLSVINQNLNSSLAPYDQVNFDAILRYNSNIKDKDRIQMGSRVLVPFPCECQLGDFLGHDFSYDVQQEDTYEKVATKRYANLTTVASLQGRNPFPAINIPLSATLNVLVNCSCGDERVSKNYGLFVTYPLRPEDSLNSIARSSGVPADVISRYNPGVDFSSGNGIVFVPGKDPSGAFPTFKPSKQAGGIGAGVIVGIVVGVILALLLVSFVVYYVYRKRKSKGGSFSSSIPLSSKADHASSTSLQSGGLGGTGVSPGVAAISVDKSVEFTLEELAKATDDFNLSFKIGQGGFGAVYYAELRGEKAAIKKMDMEASKQFLAELKVLTRVHHVNLVRLIGYCVEGSLFLVYEYVENGNLGQHLHGSGREPLPWTKRVQIALDSARGLEYIHEHTVPVYVHRDIKSANILIDQNFRAKVADFGLTKLTEVGGSATRGAMGTFGYMAPEIVYGEVSAKVDVYAFGVVLYELISAKGAVVKMTEAVGEFRGLVGVFEEVFKESDQEEAFRKIIDPRLRDNYPFDSVYKMAELGKACTQENPQLRPSMRYIVVALSTLFSSTGNWDAANFQNDDIVSLMSGR, encoded by the exons ATGAAGCTAAAGATTCTGATCActccacctcttcttcttctccttctcttctcctcttcgtTTCTCTTCTCCGCCGTCGAATCCAAGTGCAGGAGCACCTGCGGTTTAGCTCTAGCTTCTTACTACCTCGAGAACGGAACAACTCTCTCCGTGATCAACCAAAACCTGAATTCCTCACTCGCGCCATACGATCAAGTCAATTTCGATGCAATCCTAAGGTACAACAGCAACATTAAGGACAAAGATAGGATCCAGATGGGTTCTAGGGTTCTTGTGCCGTTCCCTTGCGAATGTCAACTTGGTGATTTCCTAGGCCACGATTTCAGCTACGATGTTCAGCAGGAAGATACTTATGAGAAAGTCGCCACTAAGAGATACGCGAATCTCACCACTGTGGCTTCGTTGCAAGGGAGGAATCCTTTTCCGGCGATTAACATCCCTCTCTCCGCGACGCTTAATGTGCTTGTGAACTGCTCTTGTGGTGATGAGAGAGTTTCTAAGAATTATGGTTTGTTTGTTACTTATCCTCTTCGTCCTGAAGATAGTCTCAATTCCATTGCGAGATCTTCCGGTGTACCGGCGGATGTTATTAGTAGGTATAACCCTGGCGTCGATTTCAGCTCAGGGAATGGGATCGTCTTTGTCCCCGGGAAAG ATCCAAGTGGTGCATTTCCAACTTTCAAACCAAG TAAACAAG CAGGTGGTATTGGAGCTGGAGTTATTGTTGGTATAGTTGTAGGAGTGATTCTGGCTTTGTTGTTAGTCTCGTTTGTTGTATATTATGTTTACCGGAAGAGAAAGTCCAAAGGTGGTTCGTTTTCATCTTCTATTCCGTTGTCTTCTAAGGCTGATCATG CTTCTTCAACTAGTCTCCAAAGTGGAGGTTTGGGTGGTACTGGAGTGTCTCCTGGAGTTGCTGCTATAAGCGTTGACAAATCTGTTGAGTTTACGTTGGAGGAGCTCGCTAAGGCTACTGATGATTTCAATCTGTCTTTTAAGATTGGGCAAGGTGGTTTCGGAGCTGTTTACTATGCAGAGCTGAGAGGAGAA AAAGCTGCGATCAAGAAGATGGACATGGAGGCATCGAAACAGTTCTTGGCGGAACTAAAAGTCTTGACTCGTGTTCATCATGTCAACCTG GTTCGCCTGATTGGATATTGTGTTGAGGGGTCTCTGTTCTTGGTTTATGAATATGTTGAGAATGGCAACCTTGGACAACATTTACATGGCTCAG GACGAGAACCGCTACCGTGGACCAAGAGAGTGCAGATTGCACTAGATTCAGCTAGAGGTTTAGAATACATCCATGAGCACACGGTTCCAGTCTATGTTCACAGGGACATTAAATCTGCCAATATTTTGATAGACCAGAACTTCCGAGCAAAG GTTGCTGATTTCGGATTAACAAAACTGACAGAAGTTGGAGGCTCAGCAACTCGTGGTGCGATGGGTACATTTGGTTACATGGCACCAGA GATTGTTTATGGAGAAGTGTCTGCAAAAGTGGATGTATATGCATTTGGAGTTGTCCTTTACGAATTGATATCTGCGAAAGGCGCGGTTGTGAAAATGACAGAAGCCGTTGGTGAATTTAGAGGCCTTGTTGGTGTG TTCGAAGAGGTATTCAAGGAGAGCGACCAAGAAGAAGCATTTCGCAAGATTATCGACCCGAGGCTCCGTGATAATTACCCGTTCGATTCAGTATATAAG ATGGCGGAACTAGGGAAAGCTTGTACGCAAGAGAATCCACAGCTACGTCCAAGTATGAGATACATTGTGGTTGCTTTATCAACTCTCTTCTCCTCAACTGGAAATTGGGATGCCGCAAATTTCCAAAACGACGATATTGTCAGTCTTATGTCCGGCCGGTAG
- the LOC104766064 gene encoding peptidyl-prolyl cis-trans isomerase FKBP42 (The sequence of the model RefSeq protein was modified relative to this genomic sequence to represent the inferred CDS: added 5 bases not found in genome assembly) yields the protein MEKQMDESVENQSQTHVAEEQESEIVTEGSAVVHGEPSQDGSVPPKVDSEAEVLDEKVSKQIIKEGHGSKPSKYATCFLHYRVWTKNSQHKFEDTWKEQQPIELVIGKEKKELAGLAIGVSSMKSGERALVHVGWELAYGKEGNFSFPNVPPMADLLYEVEVIGFDETKEGKARSDMTVEERIGAADRRKMDGNSLFKEEKLEEAMQQYEMAIAYMGDDFMFQLYGKYQDMALAVKNPCHLNMAACLIKLKRYDEAIGHCNIVLTEEEKNPKALFRRGKAKAELGQTESARDDFRKAQKYAPDDNAIRRELRAVAEQEKAVYQKQKEMYKGMFKGKEEGSAKAKTLNWLILLWQWLVSLFSGIFRRDRVKAD from the exons atggaaaaacaAATGGATGAATCTGTGGAGAATCAAAGTCAAACACATG TGGCAGAAGAACAAGAGAGCGAAATAGTTACTGAAGGAAGTGCTGTTGTGCACGGTGAGCCTTCTCAAGATGGTAGTGTTCCCCCTAAAGTTGATAGTGAAGCTGAGGTCTTGGATGAGAAAGTCAGTAAGCAGATCATCAAGGAAGGTCATGGTTCCAAACCATCCAAGTACGCGACATGCTTCT TGCACTATAGGGTATGGACCAAAAACAGTCAGCATAAATTTGAGGACACATGGAAAGAGCAGCAACCTATTGAATTGGTTATAGG agaagaaagagttgGCCGGTTTAGCCATCGGGGTTTCTAGCATGAAGTCTGGTGAACGTGCACTCGTGCATGTTGGCTGGGAACTGGCATATGGTAAAGAAGGAAACTTTTCTTTTCCGAATGTTCCACCTATGGCAGATTTGTTATATGAGGTTGAAGTTATTGGGTTTGATGAAACAAAGGAG GGAAAGGCTCGCAGTGATATGACTGTGGAGGAAAGGATTGGTGCAGCAGACAGAAGGAAAATGGATGGGAATTCTCTGTTTAAGGAGGAGAAACTGGAGGAGGCCATGCAACAGTATGAAATG GCCATCGCATACATGGGGGACGATTTTATGTTTCAGCTGTATGGGAAGTACCAAGATATGGCTTTGGCAGTAAAGAACCCATGCCACCTAAACATGGCAGCTTGCCTCATCAAGCTGAAACGATACGATGAAGCAATTGGTCACTGCAACATT GTGCtgacagaagaagagaaaaatccAAAAGCGCTGTTCAGAAGAGGAAAGGCGAAGGCAGAGCTAGGTCAGACGGAATCAGCTCGTGATGATTTTCGGAAGGCACAAAAGTATGCTCCTGACGACAATGCGATTAGAAGAGAGCTACGAGCAGTTGCAGAGCAAGAGAAAGCTGTGTACCAAAAGCAGAAAGAAATGTACAAAGGAATGTTCAAAGGGAAGGAAGAAGGCAGTGCTAAGGCAAAGACCCTGAATTGGTTGATACTGTTATGGCAATGGCTGGTTTCCCTTTTCAGCGGGATCTTTCGACGCGACAGAGTTAAAGCAGATTGA